Proteins from a genomic interval of Panthera uncia isolate 11264 chromosome C1 unlocalized genomic scaffold, Puncia_PCG_1.0 HiC_scaffold_4, whole genome shotgun sequence:
- the VANGL1 gene encoding vang-like protein 1, whose translation MDTESTYSGYSYYSSHSKKSHRQGERNRERHKSPRNKDGRGSEKSVTIQAPTGEPLLANDSTRTEEVQDDNWGETTTAITGTSEHSISQEDIARISKDMEDSVRLDCRRYLGLTVASVLGLLVFLTPIAFILLPPILWRDELEPCGTICEGLFISVAFKLLILLIGTWALFFRKQRADVPRVFVFRALLLVLIFFFVVSYWLFYGVRILDSRDRNYQGIVQYAVSLVDALLFIHYLAIVLLELRQLQPMFTLQVVRSTDGESRFYSLGHLSIQRAALVVLENYYKDFTIYNPNLLTASKFRAAKHMAGLKVYNVDGPSNNATGQSRAMIAAAARRRDSSHNELYYEEAEHERRVKKRRARLVVAVEEAFIHIQRLQAEEQQKAPGEVMDPREAAQAIFPSMARALQKYLRTTRQQHYHSMESILQHLAFCITNSMTPKAFLERYLSAGPTLQYDKERWLSTQWRLVSDEAVTNGLRDGIVFVLKCLDFSLVVNVKKIPFIVLSEEFIDPKSHKFVLRLQSETSV comes from the exons ggagagaaatagagagagacacaaatcACCCCGGAATAAAGATGGCAGAGGGTCAGAAAAATCTGTCACCATTCAAGCTCCCACTGGAGAGCCCCTGTTGGCAAACGATTCCACTCGGACAGAGGAAGTTCAG GATGACAACTGGGGAGAGACCACCACGGCCATCACAGGCACCTCAGAGCACAGCATATCGCAGGAGGACATTGCCAGGATCAGCAAGGATATGGAAGACAGCGTGAGGCTGGATTGCAGGCGCTACCTGGGCCTCACCGTGGCCTCGGTCCTTGGACTGCTGGTGTTCCTCACCCCCATTGCCTTCATCCTGTTACCCCCCATCCTGTGGAGGGACGAGCTGGAGCCTTGTGGCACAATTTGTGAGGGACTCTTCATTTCCGTGGCGTTCAAACTCCTCATCCTGCTCATCGGGACCTGGGCGCTCTTCTTCCGCAAGCAGAGAGCTGACGTGCCGCGCGTCTTCGTGTTCCGTGCCCTTCTGTTggtcctcatctttttttttgtggtttcctaTTGGCTGTTTTATGGGGTCCGCATTTTGGACTCTCGGGACCGCAACTACCAGGGTATCGTGCAGTACGCGGTATCCCTCGTGGACGCCCTCCTCTTCATCCACTACCTGGCCATCGTCCTGCTGGAGCTGAGGCAGCTGCAGCCCATGTTCACGCTGCAGGTGGTCCGCTCCACCGACGGCGAGTCCCGGTTCTACAGCCTGGGACACCTGAG TATCCAGCGAGCAGCATTGGTGGTTCTGGAAAATTACTATAAAGATTTCACCATCTATAACCCCAATCTCCTAACAGCCTCCAAATTCCGAGCAGCCAAGCACATGGCCGGGCTGAAAGTCTACAATGTAGATG GCCCCAGTAACAATGCCACTGGTCAGTCCCGGGCCATGATTGCTGCTGCCGCTCGGCGCCGAGATTCCAGCCATAACGAGTTGTATTATGAAGAGGCTGAGCACGAGCGGCGGGTGAAGAAGCGGAGAGCAAG GCTGGTGGTGGCCGTGGAGGAGGCCTTCATCCACATCCAGCGTCTCCAGGCCGAAGAGCAGCAGAAAGCCCCAGGGGAGGTGATGGACCCCCGGGAGGCCGCCCAGGCCATCTTCCCCTCCATGGCCCGGGCTCTGCAGAAATACCTGCGCACCACTCGACAGCAGCATTACCACAGCATGGAGAGCATCCTGCAGCACCTGGCCTTCTGCATCACCAACAGCATGACCCCCAAG GCCTTTCTGGAACGTTACCTCAGCGCAGGCCCCACCCTGCAGTATGACAAGGAGCGCTGGCTCTCGACGCAGTGGAGACTGGTCAGTGATGAGGCTGTCACTAACGGACTACGGGATGGAATCGTTTTCGTCCTCAAATGCTTGGACTTCAGCCTCGTGGTCAATGTGAAGAAAATTCCATTCATCGTACTCTCGGAAGAGTTCATAGACCCCAAATCTCACAAATTTGTCCTTCGCTTACAGTCTGAGACCTcagtttaa